CGCGATCCGAAGAGAATGATGATACGAGATCTGTGAACCCAGTTTCAAGTCCAAGCGAAGAGGCCGCGAAGAGCGAGTATTTTTCGTTTCCAGCCTATCGCGCAGATTGGAGTAACAGTGCGTATGGAGTGGGCGAGGAATCAGAAGAGAATAGTCGAGGTGATGGGCGAACCGAGGAGGAGGATAGTGCGTCGGAAAGCGCGAGAAAATCGCCGCGAAATAGGGGTGATGTTTGTAAAGTCTTCTCGCCCGGCCTTCCGCCTCACGACTCGAGAACCAAAGAGGCTATGAATAGAGCTCACAAAGACATTGTCATTCCTGGTATACCGTCCAACGCACACAACGGTATCAACATCGTCTTTCATAAGCAATGCAAGCTAAATGTGGATACGTCTAGGAAACTGTTCACGAGAGAAACCTATTCATCAAACGAAGCTTATCTTGCGCGCGTGGAGAGATTCGAGCCAGACTTACAACCTTCACTCGTGTGTGCCACGCGAAGCGAGTCACCGATTTCGAGCAGTTTCAGGGTCTCGCGGGATCTCGAGGAGTCCTGTTTGTCGGGTTACGACGTTAAAAGCCCGCCGGTGCGTTCATCGGTGTTAATTTGCCAGTGGATTCAATTGGAAAAGATGGTCAATCACGTCTGCGGAATGGGATTTTATAGAATCGAGGATCTTGTGACCCATATTACAGACGTTCATCTTGTATCAGCCACACCCGTGGGTTTCGTGTGTTGTTGGAAGGAGTGCATAAGAAATGGCATGCcgttcaaagcaaaatacaaacTCATAAACCACATAAGAGTTCATACAGGTGAAAAGCCATTCACTTGCAACCAGCCTGGTTGTAGGAAGAGCTTTGCACGCGCTGAGAACTTGAAAATCCATGTTCGGACTCACACGGGCGAGAGGCCCT
The genomic region above belongs to Montipora capricornis isolate CH-2021 chromosome 8, ASM3666992v2, whole genome shotgun sequence and contains:
- the LOC138058860 gene encoding uncharacterized protein, producing MGSEEVIHFRPSIVVKAEPPENPPAFDYTSLSTQTESRVVFRNYFEVQTDGIMVERTSSVESLQSHSSDENGLSSRSEENDDTRSVNPVSSPSEEAAKSEYFSFPAYRADWSNSAYGVGEESEENSRGDGRTEEEDSASESARKSPRNRGDVCKVFSPGLPPHDSRTKEAMNRAHKDIVIPGIPSNAHNGINIVFHKQCKLNVDTSRKLFTRETYSSNEAYLARVERFEPDLQPSLVCATRSESPISSSFRVSRDLEESCLSGYDVKSPPVRSSVLICQWIQLEKMVNHVCGMGFYRIEDLVTHITDVHLVSATPVGFVCCWKECIRNGMPFKAKYKLINHIRVHTGEKPFTCNQPGCRKSFARAENLKIHVRTHTGERPFACEFKGCDKRFANSSDRRKHIHVHTLEKPYRCKYVGCDKSYTHPSSLRKHMKVHGLRSEEHFKIVHGLALGHAPNIFRQRTDI